DNA from Arthrobacter sp. PvP023:
TCCAGCTCACGCGCCGGCGGCACACCCGCCACCCTGCAAGGGATCTGGAACAACGATCTCCCCGCACCCTGGAGCTCAAACTTCACCACCAACATCAATCTGCAGATGAATTACTGGGGCGCCGAGCCGACCGGTCTGGCGGAGTGCGCCGAGCCGCTGTTTGCGCTCATCGAGACCCTTCAGGTGACCGGTGCACGCACGGCACAGGAGTACTACGGTGCACGCGGCTGGGCGGTTCACCACAACTCGGACATCTGGGGTTACAGCAAACCCGTGGGCCACGGCAGCCACTCACCGGCGTGGTCCTTCTGGCCCATGGCCGGGCTGTGGCTGGTCCGGCACCTGTGGGAGCACCTGCAGTTTGGCGGCGCCGGGGAGTTCGCCCGGGACAGGGCGTGGCCTGCCATTCGGGGCGCCGCCGCGTTCGCGCTGGATCTGCTGACCGTGCTGCCGGACGGCTCTGTGGGCACCAGCCCGTCCACGTCGCCCGAGAACAGCTTCGCAACGGATAGCGGGGAACGTGCCGCAGCAGGGGAGTCTTCCAGCCTGGACCTGGTCCTGGTCCGTGATGTCCTGACCATGCTGTGCACACTGGCTGAAGACCTCGGGCTGGAAGGGGATCCCGTGGTTGCCGAGGCCCGGGAGGCGCTGCCCCGCATTCCCTGCCCGGGTCCGGGCAGGGACGGCCGCGTCCGGGAATGGCTGGCCGATCCCCCCGAATGGGAACCCGAGCACCGGCACGTCAGCCACCTGTACCCGGCTTACCCCGGCGACGCGCACCTAGGCCCGGAACTGGAAGCAGCCGTCGCTGCCAGCCTCGATTCCCGCGGCGACGAGTCCACCGGCTGGTCCCTGGCGTGGAAGATCCTGCTGCGCGCACGGCTGCGCCAGCCGGCAAACGTCAACGCCCTGCTGCGGCTCTTTTTTCGGGACATGGCCACGGACCGGGGAGGGCAGAGCGGAGGCCTGTATCCGAACCTCGTCGGCGCGCATCCGCCGTTCCAGATCGACGGAAACCTGGGCTACGTAGCCGGCATCGCCGAGTGCCTGCTGCAAAGCCACCGGATCCATCACAGCGCAACCCACGGAGCAGTCCGGGAGATCGAGCTGCTGCCGGCTCTTCCGCCGGACCTGCCCGACGGCGGTGCTTCCGGCCTGCGGGCCCGTTTGGGCATCCGTGTCTCGTTGGAGTGGCGTGCGGGGCGCCTGGCAGGGGCCTCATTCTCAGCCGGGACGGACCAGGTCATTGCGGTCCGTTACGGTAACCGCGTCCAGGAACTTCACCTCCGGCCGCACTCGGACACAGTCCTCAACCTGTCGCCGTGGCGGCTGGAAACTGCAGGATCCGCCTGACACGATCACCACAACGTACCTATCAGCCCGCTTCACAGAACCGGAATACCGATGCCCCTCTTCGACCTACCGCTTGAGCAGCTCCGTAACTACACTTCCGGCGTCACCGCACCCGCGGATCTTGACGCCTTCTGGGACCGCACCATCAGCGAAGCCCGGGAATACCCGCTGGACGCGGTCTTCGAACCCGTGGACAACTACCTGACGGTGATCGACACCTTCGACGTCACGTTCGCAGGCTTCGGCGGTTCCCGGGTGAAGGGCTGGCTGCACCTGCCGGCGACCAGGCCCGCGGACGAGCCGCTTCCCGTCGTCGTGCAGTACGTGGGGTATTCGGGCGGCCGCGGGCTGTCGAACCAGGACACCAAGTGGGCGCAGGCCGGCTACGCGCACTTCATCATGGATACCCGGGGGCAGGGCTACGGCGGACTCCTGGGCCACACGGCGGACCCGCATCCCTCCGCGGGCGATGTGGCGCACGCGGGACTCATGACCCGCGGTGTCGGAAGCCGCGAGGACTACTACTATCGCCGGGTCTACGTGGACGCCTTCCGTGCGGTGGAAGCGGCGCAGGCCCATCCCGCCGTCGATGCCTCACGGGTTGTGGTGGCGGGAGTCAGCCAGGGCGGCGGTATCACCGTTGCCGTGGCCGGCCTCGCAGCCGGGAGGCTCGACGGCGTGATCGCGGCGCTGCCGGATGTGCCGTTCCTGCAGGACTTTCCCCGCGCCATCGACATCACGCCGCGCGGGCCCTATCCCGAAATCGCCGCGTTCTTGGCCCGCCACCGCGACCGCTACGAGCCGATCCTGGCCGTGCTGAACTACTTCGACGGCGTCAATCTGGGACGGGCGGCAACGGCCCCGGCGCTGTTCTCGGCCGCGCAGGCGGATGACATCTGCCCGCCGTCGACGGTCTTTGCCAGCTTCAATGCCTACGGAACAGCCGCTGGAAACGAGGCTCCGGCGAAGGAGATCGAGGTGTACCGCTTCAACAACCACGAGGGCGGCCAGGAACACCAGTGGAACCGCCAGCTGGAGTACCTGCGCAAGCTGCTCGGCTGAGGTTCCGCTTCTCCGGCCCACCCAACTGACTCGCACTTAACGCTGCGAAATCGCGTTTTCGGAGCGTTAACTGCCAGTCAGTTGGGGGAGGGCCGCGCGGTTAGGGCTCCGCAATATGAGGTCGCGAAATGAGCATGAATTTGCGGACGGTGCGTGCGGCGGTTATGGTCGTGGCTATGACTAACCGTTGGTATGCGTATTTTTCGTTGGCTCTGGAGGGGCCCGCGTCTAACTGACACGCATCCAACTTTCCTTCAGAGCCAACAGGGCAGAGATCATTCTCTGCCCTTCGCCATTTCTCCGGCGGGTTCTGATCTGGGCCCGCTCCGCACCATCCGGAACAGGACCCGCACACATGAGCACCGCAGCAGCCACCGAAACACAGCCTTCCACTTCCCCGGAAACCAAAGGTTCCCCGGAAGGCCCTGCGTCCGCGCAGAAATCCACCTCGAACCTGCGCGTCAGCGAATTCCAGGCCCTGCCGTCGCCCCAGGACATGATCGCTGAACTGCCGCTGGACGCCCGGGTGGCAGACGTCGTCGAACGCGGCAGGGACGAAGTCCGGGCCATCATGGACGGCGTGGACGACCGCCTGCTGGTGATCGTGGGACCCTGCTCCATCCACGACCCCAAGGCCGGCCTGGAATACGCCCGCCGGCTGGTGAGCCAGGCGGAGAAGCACAAGGAAGACCTGCTGATCGTCATGCGGACCTACTTCGAGAAGCCGCGCACCACGGTGGGCTGGAAGGGCCTCATCAATGATCCCCACCTGGATGGCAGCCATGACATCGCCACCGGACTGCGTGCCGCCCGCCAGTTCCTGAAGCAGGTCACGTCGCTGGGCCTTCCCACGGCCACGGAGTTCCTGGAACCAATCAGCCCGCAGTACATGGCAGACCTCGTCTCCTGGGGCGCCATCGGTGCCCGCACCACCGAAAGCCAGATCCACCGCCAGCTGGCCTCCGGACTGTCCATGCCCATTGGATTCAAGAACGGGACCGACGGCGACCTCCAGGTTGCGGTCGATGCCTGCAGCGCCGCCGCGGCATCCCAGGCCTTCCTGGGGATCGACGGCGATGGCCGGGCCGCACTCGTGGCCACCGCCGGCAACCCGGACACACACGTGATCCTCCGCGGCGGACGCAAGGGCCCCAACTACTCCGCGGCGGACGTCGAAGCGGCCTCGGCGAAACTGGCCGGCAAGCAGCTCAACCCCCGGCTGATCGTGGACGCCAGCCACGCCAACAGCGGCAAGAGCCACCACCGCCAGGCCGAGGTGGCGCTCGAAATCGGCGCGCAGCTGGAAGACGGCGGAGCGGCGGCCGCGGCGATTGCCGGCGTCATGCTGGAGAGCTTCCTCGTGGGCGGGGCGCAGAACCTCGATGTGGCCGACCACGCGGCCGGCACTGACGCACTGGTCTACGGCCAGAGCGTGACGGATGCCTGCATGGAATGGGACGTCACGGCGTCGGTGCTGGGCCAGCTGGCAGCATCCGCGCGCAAGCGGCGTGGCGCGCTGGAGGGCTGATTTTCCCCCGGATCCGCCGAAAACTGGTACCGCCCAATGACTTTCACAATGGCACCATCAGCCACTAGAGTAACTAGCACAGGGTAGGTTGATGGCTCAGCATCGGCACACCGCAATGGGGTTTCAATGGGGTTGCCTTTATCAGCTGTTAACAAAGGAATAAGGGAAATGTCCGCAGAGTCGAACTTCTCGAACGCTCAGTTCTTGACTGTGGCCGAAGTGGCCGAGCTCATGCGCGTTTCCAAAATGACCGTGTACCGCCTTGTCCATTCCGGAGAGATGCCGGCCGTCCGCTTCGGCCGGTCCTTCCGGGTGCCGGAGTCCGCCGTCGAACAGTACGTCAAGGGTGCTGTCGTGGAAGGCCAGTCGGACACCGCCTGAGCTGCCACAAACGGAGTGCGGTCAGTGGGTGCGCCGGATAAGCGGTACCCTGTTAGGGAACGTTTTTCGTTATTGTAAGAATCTGTTTGTTGTTTAGTCTGTTGCCTAGTCCACGGACCTCTTCCATCAGACAGGTACTCCATCTAGTTTGTAAGGAACTTTCGTGGGTTCAGTTATTAAGAAGCGTCGCAAGCGTATGGCCAAGAAGAAGCACCGCAAGTTGCTTCGTAAGACCCGCCACCAGCGCCGTAACAAGAAGTAGAGATACTTCCTACAGCGTGAGATGCCCGTTGCCTTTGGCAGCGGGCATTTTTCTTTGGGCCGGGTGAATCCCTGCGACGTCCGCTGCAAGGGCAGGCCTGGAGCTGGGGCGGGCCGCGACTAGGCGACTAGACCGTGGGGCCGCGGAAGCGCGTGAAGCCCCTCCAGAGGCCGTACACGGCCCCGCCAACCGTGGCCGCCTTCAGTCCGAGCGTGGCGGCGCGGCGTCCCGAGCGGAAGTCGTACACCGGCCAGTTGTTTTCGCGGGCGTGGCGGCGGAGCCGGGAGTCGGGGTTGATGGCCACGGGATGGCCCACCATGCTTAGCAGCGGGATGTCATTGTGCGAATCGCTGTAGGCCCAGCACCGTTGGAGGTCCAGGCCCTCGGCATCAGCAATGCCTTGGACAGCCACCGCTTTGGCCTGGCCGTGCAGGATGTCGCCCACCAGCCGGCCGGTGTAGGCACCGTTCTCGATCTCGCCCACTGTTCCCAGGGCACCGGTCAGGCCCAGCCGGGTGGAAATCACCGTGGCCACCTCGATGGGGGTAGCGGTCACCAGCCACACCATGCGCCCCACACGGAGGTGCTGCTGGGCCAGTGCCTTGGTGCCGGGCCAGATCCTGGACTCAATCATTTCGTCGAAGACTTCTTCGCCGAGGGCCTTGATGTCCTCCACCGTGATTCCGGCAGCCAGCGTCAAGGCCGAGTCCCGGACCGCGTGGACGTCATCCATGTTCTCGCCGCGGAGGACGAACTTGAACTGCTTCCAGGCCATCCCGGCCGCCTGCGGCAGGGTGAACGCGCCGCGCTGATGCATTTTCCGGGCTACGTGGAAGAGGCTGGCGCCCTTCATGAGGGTGTTATCGACGTCGAAGAAGGCAGCCTCGCCGTGCTGCAACGCACCGGCCGGCTGCCGGACTACGGCGACGTACTTCTCCTCGGGCATGACTTGAGTCTAGTCAATGGGCCGGTCCAGGCTGTCACGGGCCTGCCGTCGCGGCGGAGCGGCGGCCCGGGCTACGGTTGAGGCATGGCAAAACCCGACGTCGTCCTCATCACCAAAGCTGACTGCCACCTGTGCGAGGCGGCGCGCGACGCCGTCGAACGGGTCACTGCCGCCCTGGGACTTGAGTGGACGGAACAACTGGTGGACAACCATCCGGAGCTGCGCGAGCGTTACGCCGAAGAGATCCCCGTGGTCCTGGTGGACGGGATCCAGCGTGACTTCTGGAAGATCGACGAAACCCGCCTTGAGCGGATCCTTCGCCAGGCTGCGGCCAAATAGGCGCGGCGACTTCTGCTTTGTTGGCAGTGCGGACGGGGCTCTAGAGTGGACTCACAACGCGACGCAATGGAGCAGATAGTGACTTCGCTGGATTCATCCCCCGAGGCTGTTCACGGGGACAGCGGAACTGCGGCCAAGCAGATTCCGCCCGCGGCCGTGGCACGGCTGACCATCTATTTGCGCGCCCTCACCACCATGCTGGCCGAAGGCGTCGAACGCGTCTCCTCAGAGTCCCTGGCCGAAGCCTCCGGCGTCAGCTCGTCCACCCTCCGGAAAGACCTCTCGCATGTGGGGTCCTACGGCACCCGAGGCGTTGGCTACGAAGTGCAGTACCTCAGCCGCAACATCTCCGCCGCGCTCGGGCTCACCCGCGACTGGAAAGTGGCAATCGTGGGCGCCGGCAACCTCGGCAAGGCGCTTGCGCGGTACGGCGGCTTCGAATCGCGCGGATTCGACGTCGTGGCCATTTTCGATGCAGACCAGATGGTGGTGGGCAACGAGGTGGGCTGGCTGCGGGTCAGTGACGTCGCGGACCTCGAACCGGTCCTCCAGCGGACCGGCGCCAACATGGTGGTGCTGGCGCTGCCTGCCGCCGTGGCGCAGGGCGTGTGCGACCGCGTCATCGCCGCAGGAGTGCGGAGCATCCTCAGCTTTGCGCCGGTCATGCTCCAGGTCCCGCCGGGCGTGAACCTGCGCAAGGTGGACATGGCCACCGAGCTGCAGATCCTGGCCTACCACGCCCAGCGGATCCAGGCCCCGGAGGACGGGGAGTAGTACTGCCCTCAGCGGCCGTAGGGGTAGCCCGGCTGGCCGTACGGGCTTGCGAACGGGTGGTACTTCCTGAAATACGGCGCGGCGGAGGGTAGGTAGAGGAGCACCATTGCAGCCACTCCGGCGAGGATGGACGGCG
Protein-coding regions in this window:
- a CDS encoding acetylxylan esterase, translated to MPLFDLPLEQLRNYTSGVTAPADLDAFWDRTISEAREYPLDAVFEPVDNYLTVIDTFDVTFAGFGGSRVKGWLHLPATRPADEPLPVVVQYVGYSGGRGLSNQDTKWAQAGYAHFIMDTRGQGYGGLLGHTADPHPSAGDVAHAGLMTRGVGSREDYYYRRVYVDAFRAVEAAQAHPAVDASRVVVAGVSQGGGITVAVAGLAAGRLDGVIAALPDVPFLQDFPRAIDITPRGPYPEIAAFLARHRDRYEPILAVLNYFDGVNLGRAATAPALFSAAQADDICPPSTVFASFNAYGTAAGNEAPAKEIEVYRFNNHEGGQEHQWNRQLEYLRKLLG
- a CDS encoding glutaredoxin family protein; the protein is MAKPDVVLITKADCHLCEAARDAVERVTAALGLEWTEQLVDNHPELRERYAEEIPVVLVDGIQRDFWKIDETRLERILRQAAAK
- a CDS encoding helix-turn-helix domain-containing protein; protein product: MSAESNFSNAQFLTVAEVAELMRVSKMTVYRLVHSGEMPAVRFGRSFRVPESAVEQYVKGAVVEGQSDTA
- a CDS encoding 30S ribosomal protein bS22, with the translated sequence MGSVIKKRRKRMAKKKHRKLLRKTRHQRRNKK
- a CDS encoding glycoside hydrolase N-terminal domain-containing protein; translation: MPEDILRYDASASDWLEALPLGNGRLGAMVFGGPAEHRFQLNDGTAWSGSPHSQERPPHFSREQASAIIADARRLVAAGEHHAAEDVLKALQHRHSQAFLPFADLYLGTSPVSGNNSPGNSSGSTAGGAGEISGYSRALDLSRAVATTAFQAAGSGVRVEAFASHDPSVLVISVDTELPAGLDLTVRLDSPLRVLRRTGSCLELKLPSDVAPVHDGGAVEYSEDDSLSLHGAVSVTWEHDGQEAEASDVGMAASGVRHAVVFVTTETTFSRRGGEPQAGGTAATAAATAAGRLAQAQGTGRAALLARHLRSHGELYGKARLRLDVPAWTGTNTAERLLRANAHPGGPLAADPGLAELLFNYGRYLLISSSRAGGTPATLQGIWNNDLPAPWSSNFTTNINLQMNYWGAEPTGLAECAEPLFALIETLQVTGARTAQEYYGARGWAVHHNSDIWGYSKPVGHGSHSPAWSFWPMAGLWLVRHLWEHLQFGGAGEFARDRAWPAIRGAAAFALDLLTVLPDGSVGTSPSTSPENSFATDSGERAAAGESSSLDLVLVRDVLTMLCTLAEDLGLEGDPVVAEAREALPRIPCPGPGRDGRVREWLADPPEWEPEHRHVSHLYPAYPGDAHLGPELEAAVAASLDSRGDESTGWSLAWKILLRARLRQPANVNALLRLFFRDMATDRGGQSGGLYPNLVGAHPPFQIDGNLGYVAGIAECLLQSHRIHHSATHGAVREIELLPALPPDLPDGGASGLRARLGIRVSLEWRAGRLAGASFSAGTDQVIAVRYGNRVQELHLRPHSDTVLNLSPWRLETAGSA
- a CDS encoding HAD family phosphatase translates to MPEEKYVAVVRQPAGALQHGEAAFFDVDNTLMKGASLFHVARKMHQRGAFTLPQAAGMAWKQFKFVLRGENMDDVHAVRDSALTLAAGITVEDIKALGEEVFDEMIESRIWPGTKALAQQHLRVGRMVWLVTATPIEVATVISTRLGLTGALGTVGEIENGAYTGRLVGDILHGQAKAVAVQGIADAEGLDLQRCWAYSDSHNDIPLLSMVGHPVAINPDSRLRRHARENNWPVYDFRSGRRAATLGLKAATVGGAVYGLWRGFTRFRGPTV
- a CDS encoding redox-sensing transcriptional repressor Rex, whose product is MTSLDSSPEAVHGDSGTAAKQIPPAAVARLTIYLRALTTMLAEGVERVSSESLAEASGVSSSTLRKDLSHVGSYGTRGVGYEVQYLSRNISAALGLTRDWKVAIVGAGNLGKALARYGGFESRGFDVVAIFDADQMVVGNEVGWLRVSDVADLEPVLQRTGANMVVLALPAAVAQGVCDRVIAAGVRSILSFAPVMLQVPPGVNLRKVDMATELQILAYHAQRIQAPEDGE
- a CDS encoding 3-deoxy-7-phosphoheptulonate synthase, with protein sequence MSTAAATETQPSTSPETKGSPEGPASAQKSTSNLRVSEFQALPSPQDMIAELPLDARVADVVERGRDEVRAIMDGVDDRLLVIVGPCSIHDPKAGLEYARRLVSQAEKHKEDLLIVMRTYFEKPRTTVGWKGLINDPHLDGSHDIATGLRAARQFLKQVTSLGLPTATEFLEPISPQYMADLVSWGAIGARTTESQIHRQLASGLSMPIGFKNGTDGDLQVAVDACSAAAASQAFLGIDGDGRAALVATAGNPDTHVILRGGRKGPNYSAADVEAASAKLAGKQLNPRLIVDASHANSGKSHHRQAEVALEIGAQLEDGGAAAAAIAGVMLESFLVGGAQNLDVADHAAGTDALVYGQSVTDACMEWDVTASVLGQLAASARKRRGALEG